One Campylobacter pinnipediorum subsp. caledonicus genomic window carries:
- the lpxD gene encoding UDP-3-O-(3-hydroxymyristoyl)glucosamine N-acyltransferase, translating to MKLSQIANKLGLKFRGDDFEVVALNSLLNANKNELTYCDGEKNSQFISKSNAGAILITEKFIDLVPERMSIIICENPHLAFAILSEDYAKPLFIDKKESHIDVSAKIMPNVYIGQGVSVGKNSIVMHGAFLGDNVSIGDNCIIHPNVVVYNDCKIGNNCHLNANCVIGSDGFGYAHTKTGEHIKIYHNGNVVLEDNVEIGACTTIDRGVFESTIVKKFTKIDNLVQIGHNCELGQGCLIVSQVGLAGSTKLGRNVVMGGQSGTAGHLNVGDFAQIAARGGVSKSLESNKKYAGHPIMEINEYFKLQAKIIRFFKKQ from the coding sequence ATGAAGTTAAGTCAAATAGCTAATAAACTGGGATTAAAATTTAGAGGTGATGATTTTGAAGTAGTTGCTTTAAATTCATTATTAAATGCCAATAAAAATGAACTTACTTACTGTGATGGTGAAAAAAATTCGCAATTTATAAGCAAGTCAAATGCCGGCGCTATACTTATTACTGAAAAATTTATAGATTTAGTTCCTGAGCGAATGTCTATAATTATTTGCGAAAATCCGCATTTGGCTTTTGCTATTTTGAGTGAGGATTATGCAAAACCTCTTTTTATAGATAAAAAAGAGAGTCATATTGATGTTAGTGCGAAGATAATGCCAAATGTCTATATCGGACAAGGTGTAAGTGTTGGTAAAAATAGTATTGTTATGCATGGAGCTTTTTTGGGAGACAATGTATCTATTGGCGATAACTGTATAATACATCCAAATGTTGTTGTTTATAATGATTGCAAAATAGGAAACAATTGTCATTTAAATGCTAATTGTGTTATTGGTTCTGATGGTTTTGGATATGCTCATACAAAAACTGGAGAGCATATAAAAATTTATCACAATGGAAATGTAGTTCTTGAGGACAATGTTGAAATAGGTGCTTGCACTACCATAGATAGAGGTGTTTTCGAATCAACAATAGTTAAAAAATTTACAAAAATAGATAATTTGGTTCAAATAGGACACAACTGTGAGCTTGGTCAAGGTTGTTTGATAGTATCACAAGTTGGTTTAGCTGGATCTACAAAACTTGGTAGAAATGTTGTTATGGGTGGTCAAAGTGGAACAGCTGGACATTTAAATGTTGGTGATTTTGCTCAGATTGCAGCAAGAGGAGGAGTTAGTAAAAGTCTAGAGTCAAACAAAAAATATGCCGGACATCCTATAATGGAAATAAACGAATATTTTAAACTACAAGCAAAGATAATAAGATTTTTTAAAAAACAATAA
- the ilvN gene encoding acetolactate synthase small subunit: MRRAISVIVLNEHGVLSRISGLFAGRGYNIDSLTVAPVPDSNFSRLSIITSGDEKVLEQIVKQLHKLIPTYKVIENSKFIEKEMALVKIPLSENYAGLDAILKGYNGSVANTNENHIIVMVTDDTSRVDNFLMAIKKFNPVDIVRGGSVLMDF, encoded by the coding sequence ATGAGAAGAGCTATATCAGTTATTGTTTTAAATGAACATGGTGTATTGTCTAGAATTTCTGGACTTTTTGCGGGTAGGGGATATAACATAGATAGCTTAACTGTCGCCCCTGTTCCTGATAGTAATTTTTCAAGACTTAGTATTATTACAAGTGGTGATGAAAAAGTTTTAGAGCAAATTGTTAAACAACTCCATAAACTTATTCCTACATACAAAGTTATAGAAAATTCAAAATTTATAGAAAAGGAGATGGCATTGGTAAAAATTCCTTTAAGTGAAAATTATGCTGGGCTTGATGCTATATTAAAAGGATATAATGGAAGCGTAGCTAATACTAATGAAAACCATATTATAGTAATGGTAACAGATGATACGAGTAGGGTGGATAATTTTTTAATGGCAATAAAAAAGTTTAATCCAGTTGATATAGTCCGTGGCGGATCAGTTTTGATGGATTTTTGA
- a CDS encoding acetolactate synthase large subunit has product MRELNGSQMISEALKAEGVEIVFGYPGGAALNIYDETYKQKYFKHILTRHEQAAVHAADGYARASGKVGVAFVTSGPGFTNAITGLATAYSDSIPLVLISGQVATSLIGTDAFQEIDAVGISRPCVKHNYLVKDISELPGILKEAFYIAKTGRKGPVHIDIPKDVTAAIGKFEYPEEISMPTYKPVYKGHPKQIKKAVEIIQNSHKPLMYIGGGAISSEASEAIRKFSIKTGIPAVQTLMALGTLDSDDELNLGMPGMHGSYASNMALSESDLIIAFGARFDDRVTGKLDEFGKNAKIIHVDIDPSSISKIVNADFPIVGDLKNVVEELLNKINIPNDQFKSWHEILTRYKTLQPLKFKDSDEVLKPQWVIQKTAQIASNAVITTDVGQHQMWVAQFFPFKYPRQFITSGGQGTMGFGLPSALGAKCAVNNKAPVINFTGDGSILMNIQEIMTSVAENKPVVNIILNNNFLGMVRQWQSFFYGERYSNTDLSIQPDFVKLSESFGGIGFRVTNKKEFEEALKESLNSDKISFIDVAIDRFENVLPMVPAGAAIYNMILE; this is encoded by the coding sequence ATGAGAGAGTTAAATGGTTCTCAAATGATAAGCGAAGCTTTAAAAGCTGAAGGTGTTGAGATTGTTTTTGGTTATCCTGGTGGTGCAGCATTAAATATATATGATGAAACATATAAGCAGAAATATTTTAAGCATATTTTGACTCGCCACGAACAAGCCGCAGTTCATGCAGCAGATGGATATGCTAGAGCATCCGGTAAAGTTGGTGTCGCTTTTGTTACAAGTGGACCTGGTTTTACAAACGCCATAACAGGACTTGCTACTGCATATTCTGACAGTATTCCACTGGTGCTTATTAGCGGTCAAGTTGCAACCTCTCTCATTGGAACTGATGCATTTCAAGAAATAGATGCTGTTGGGATTTCTCGCCCCTGTGTTAAGCATAATTATTTGGTTAAAGACATAAGTGAACTTCCTGGGATACTAAAAGAGGCATTTTATATAGCAAAAACAGGTAGAAAAGGACCTGTGCATATAGATATACCAAAGGATGTAACTGCAGCCATTGGAAAATTTGAATATCCGGAAGAGATAAGTATGCCAACCTATAAACCTGTTTACAAAGGACATCCAAAACAGATAAAAAAAGCGGTTGAGATTATACAAAACTCGCATAAACCTTTGATGTATATAGGTGGTGGCGCGATTAGCTCAGAAGCTAGTGAAGCTATAAGAAAATTTTCTATAAAGACAGGAATTCCTGCTGTTCAAACCCTTATGGCACTTGGGACTTTGGATTCGGATGATGAGTTAAATTTAGGAATGCCTGGTATGCATGGAAGCTACGCTTCAAATATGGCGCTTAGTGAAAGTGATTTAATTATTGCTTTTGGTGCTAGATTTGATGATAGGGTTACTGGAAAGCTTGATGAGTTTGGAAAGAATGCAAAAATTATCCATGTTGATATAGATCCTAGCTCTATCTCAAAGATAGTAAATGCTGATTTTCCAATTGTCGGCGATCTTAAAAACGTTGTAGAAGAGTTGCTTAACAAAATCAACATACCAAATGATCAATTTAAGTCTTGGCATGAGATTTTAACTAGATATAAAACTTTACAACCTTTGAAGTTTAAAGATAGCGATGAAGTTTTAAAGCCTCAATGGGTTATACAAAAAACAGCACAAATTGCTTCAAATGCTGTTATTACAACAGATGTTGGACAACATCAAATGTGGGTCGCTCAATTTTTCCCTTTTAAATACCCAAGACAATTTATAACTAGTGGAGGGCAGGGGACTATGGGGTTTGGTCTTCCATCGGCTTTAGGTGCAAAATGTGCAGTTAATAATAAAGCCCCGGTTATAAACTTTACAGGCGATGGCTCTATTTTGATGAATATACAAGAGATTATGACATCAGTTGCGGAAAACAAGCCAGTTGTAAATATTATACTAAACAATAACTTTTTAGGAATGGTAAGACAATGGCAAAGCTTTTTTTACGGTGAAAGATATTCAAACACAGACTTGAGCATACAACCTGATTTTGTAAAGCTATCTGAGAGTTTTGGCGGTATAGGTTTTAGGGTAACAAACAAGAAAGAATTTGAAGAAGCATTAAAAGAGTCTTTAAATAGTGATAAAATATCTTTTATAGATGTAGCAATAGATCGTTTTGAGAATGTTTTACCTATGGTTCCAGCAGGTGCCGCGATCTATAATATGATACTTGAATAA
- a CDS encoding autotransporter domain-containing protein produces MKTKLLTLTISCVLAANLYANTGEGINDILDSTLILKQKVKDERDEVKKALTLVFEASTSAKNTIEALIASDADIETLAYKNAIKNASTANKAATATFEAKDPADIAYYANYAIQFSKLAADYATQVVEKDKNLKNESAKNTLKEQAQSTTQKSEQANTQKEILEEKIKNRKEIAEEIKEKIKIAKTNASKEQLEIFKNLETFIEQSSTASALTEKDNKGNDGVKSLENTLNDIQIKQDSISTDKYLSGLAKTPNKDSKIVDVFKLDSKERQEVVNNIKKSTEDIANTISKQINFNENISFSNSLLTQNRVVLLSYLNNDDLKLARAIKSIEGNYYADSTTANLIKDYQEKTSNLWANAIKSYSNFSDSYQKQNIITLGIDTKIDDFIYGFYTSYTRANFNTKETYLNSKNYSFGTYLNYTNSQNELNLDMSLTKSKNELSTMLNLSGTNVNKNGNFDSSSISANIDYGYALKAYDSLYIKPFLGFSYINTQNKAFVENGLLAFKYGSQTYSTLRAKLGTEIRYYNSRGFLYLKPSISKEIYNKFKDIKLNYAGINDNILIKSDAKKRVNFELLSGADIDLNESFSLNINFGTKINKNLKNYIGGAGLRYKF; encoded by the coding sequence ATGAAAACCAAATTATTAACTTTAACGATAAGCTGTGTTCTAGCTGCTAATTTGTATGCTAATACAGGGGAAGGTATAAATGATATTTTGGACTCTACTCTTATTTTAAAACAAAAAGTAAAAGATGAGAGAGATGAAGTAAAAAAGGCTTTAACTTTGGTGTTCGAGGCTTCAACTAGTGCCAAAAACACAATAGAAGCACTTATAGCAAGCGATGCTGATATAGAAACACTAGCTTATAAAAATGCTATCAAAAATGCAAGCACAGCAAATAAAGCTGCTACAGCAACATTTGAAGCTAAGGATCCAGCGGACATTGCTTATTATGCAAATTATGCAATTCAATTTTCTAAGTTAGCGGCTGATTATGCTACCCAAGTAGTAGAAAAAGATAAAAACCTAAAAAATGAAAGTGCAAAAAATACTCTAAAAGAACAAGCTCAATCTACAACCCAAAAAAGCGAACAAGCCAATACTCAAAAAGAAATTTTAGAAGAAAAAATAAAAAATAGAAAAGAAATAGCAGAAGAAATAAAAGAAAAAATAAAAATTGCAAAAACTAATGCCAGCAAAGAGCAATTAGAAATTTTCAAAAATTTAGAAACTTTTATAGAACAATCAAGCACAGCCTCAGCTTTAACAGAAAAAGATAACAAAGGCAATGATGGAGTAAAATCACTAGAAAACACATTAAATGATATACAAATCAAACAAGATAGTATAAGCACAGACAAATATCTATCTGGATTAGCAAAAACACCGAATAAGGATAGCAAGATTGTTGATGTTTTCAAATTAGACAGTAAAGAAAGACAAGAAGTAGTTAATAATATAAAAAAATCTACAGAAGATATAGCAAACACAATATCTAAACAAATAAATTTCAATGAAAACATTTCTTTTTCAAATTCATTACTTACACAAAACCGTGTAGTTTTGTTGTCATATCTAAACAATGATGATTTAAAATTAGCAAGGGCAATAAAAAGCATTGAAGGCAATTACTATGCAGATAGTACAACAGCAAATTTGATTAAAGATTATCAAGAAAAAACATCTAACTTATGGGCAAATGCTATAAAATCATATTCTAATTTTTCAGACAGCTATCAAAAACAAAATATCATTACACTTGGAATTGATACAAAAATAGATGATTTTATATATGGATTTTATACATCTTATACAAGAGCAAATTTTAATACAAAAGAAACATATTTGAATTCTAAAAACTATAGTTTTGGAACATATCTTAACTATACAAATAGCCAGAATGAATTAAATTTAGATATGTCATTAACAAAATCCAAAAATGAATTGTCAACAATGCTGAATTTAAGTGGAACAAACGTGAACAAAAATGGAAATTTTGATTCAAGCTCTATAAGCGCAAACATTGACTATGGCTATGCTTTAAAAGCATATGATAGTTTATATATTAAACCATTTTTGGGATTTTCTTATATCAATACTCAAAATAAAGCTTTTGTTGAAAACGGTTTATTAGCATTTAAATATGGATCACAAACATATTCTACACTCAGAGCAAAATTAGGAACAGAAATTAGATATTATAACAGCAGAGGATTTTTATATTTAAAACCTAGTATTTCAAAAGAAATTTACAATAAATTTAAAGATATAAAATTAAACTATGCAGGTATAAATGATAATATTTTAATAAAATCTGATGCAAAAAAAAGAGTTAATTTTGAGCTATTAAGTGGAGCGGATATAGACCTTAATGAATCATTTTCATTAAATATTAATTTTGGAACAAAAATTAATAAAAATTTAAAAAATTATATCGGAGGCGCTGGCTTAAGATATAAATTCTAA
- a CDS encoding FtsK/SpoIIIE family DNA translocase, whose translation MCFLVYFGLSTFFPTADFVGIVGKNLGKWNLKLFGLVSYVYPFILICIVSFKFYKIKKIDIEFLEFTFGLILFFFAILMFQAMGFSGANSGLIGSAINDTLRSFIGKIGSFIITIGIFIMSLALIFRDNILVLIKKSFIDPTKNVFKSQKYHKELEYKDNNKSKTKIKDDIIDTQIIQDDDIVETEHIEETKENKKEDKTNINQEKTQEEIQKTQKQDTKNSKVEILSEVVENKKLLDELEKGKIEKPKDFTLPSLKFLADSPKRSSGVNEAEIDQKISDLLDKLHKFKIDGDVVRTYTGPIVTTFEFKPAPHIKVSKILTLQDDLAMALKAQTIRIQAPVPGKDVVGIEVPNKNTETIYLKEILDSEIYKNASSPLTMALGKDIVGAPFITDLKKLPHLLIAGTTGSGKSVGINAMLLSLLYRNSPQTLRLMMIDPKMLEFSIYNDIPHLLTPVITQAKQAITALSNMVAEMERRYTVMSHTRTKNIESYNEKMKKEGGEQFPYIVVIIDELADLMMTSGKDVELYIGRLAQMARASGIHLIVATQRPSVDVVTGLIKANLPSRISYRVGQKIDSKVIIDQMGAESLLGRGDMLFTPPGSPGIIRLHAPFTSEKEIETIVEFLKSQQSVMYDERFLQESGSNSSDTQANDGVVAGELDPLFESAKEIILTEQKTSISYLQRRLGVGYNRSANIIEQMEKMGILSSVNSKGQREIL comes from the coding sequence ATATGTTTTTTAGTTTATTTTGGTCTTTCCACGTTTTTCCCAACAGCTGATTTTGTGGGTATAGTTGGTAAAAATTTAGGAAAATGGAACTTAAAGCTTTTTGGTTTAGTATCTTATGTTTATCCGTTTATATTAATTTGTATAGTTAGTTTTAAATTTTATAAAATTAAAAAAATAGACATTGAGTTTTTGGAATTTACTTTTGGATTAATATTATTCTTTTTTGCTATATTGATGTTTCAAGCTATGGGATTTAGTGGTGCAAACTCAGGTCTTATTGGAAGTGCTATAAACGACACATTAAGAAGCTTTATAGGAAAAATTGGCTCTTTTATAATCACCATTGGTATATTTATAATGTCTTTGGCACTTATTTTTAGAGATAATATATTAGTTCTTATTAAAAAATCTTTTATAGATCCTACAAAAAATGTATTTAAGAGTCAAAAATATCACAAAGAGTTAGAATATAAAGACAACAATAAGTCAAAAACAAAAATAAAAGATGATATTATAGATACTCAAATAATACAAGATGATGACATAGTTGAAACAGAACATATAGAAGAAACAAAAGAAAATAAAAAAGAAGACAAAACAAATATAAATCAAGAAAAAACCCAAGAAGAGATACAAAAAACCCAAAAACAAGATACAAAAAACTCAAAAGTTGAGATACTTAGTGAGGTTGTTGAAAATAAAAAATTACTAGATGAACTTGAAAAAGGAAAGATAGAAAAACCAAAAGATTTTACTCTTCCATCTTTAAAATTTCTAGCCGATTCACCAAAAAGATCAAGTGGTGTAAACGAAGCTGAAATAGATCAAAAAATATCTGATTTACTAGATAAACTTCACAAATTTAAGATAGATGGGGATGTCGTTAGAACTTACACAGGACCTATAGTGACTACATTTGAGTTTAAACCAGCCCCTCATATCAAAGTAAGTAAAATTTTAACATTACAAGATGATTTAGCTATGGCTTTAAAGGCTCAAACTATCAGAATACAAGCACCTGTGCCAGGAAAAGATGTAGTTGGCATAGAGGTTCCAAACAAAAATACAGAAACAATATATCTAAAAGAGATTTTAGATAGCGAAATTTATAAAAATGCAAGCTCACCCCTAACTATGGCTTTAGGAAAAGATATAGTAGGTGCTCCTTTTATAACCGATCTTAAGAAACTTCCACACCTACTTATAGCGGGAACCACAGGAAGCGGAAAAAGTGTTGGTATAAATGCTATGCTTTTAAGTCTACTTTATAGAAATAGCCCACAAACTTTAAGACTTATGATGATAGATCCAAAAATGCTTGAGTTTAGTATATACAATGATATTCCGCATTTATTAACGCCTGTTATAACTCAAGCAAAACAGGCTATAACAGCACTTTCAAATATGGTAGCAGAAATGGAAAGAAGATATACAGTAATGAGTCATACACGCACCAAAAATATTGAAAGTTATAACGAAAAGATGAAAAAAGAAGGCGGTGAACAATTTCCATATATCGTTGTTATTATAGATGAATTGGCGGACTTAATGATGACAAGTGGTAAAGATGTGGAGCTTTATATAGGTCGTTTGGCTCAGATGGCGAGAGCTAGCGGAATACATCTAATAGTGGCAACACAAAGACCTAGTGTTGATGTTGTAACAGGTCTTATAAAGGCAAACTTACCAAGTCGTATAAGCTATAGAGTTGGTCAAAAAATAGATAGTAAGGTTATTATTGATCAAATGGGAGCAGAAAGCTTACTTGGTCGCGGAGATATGCTTTTTACACCACCAGGAAGTCCTGGTATCATTCGTCTTCATGCACCTTTTACAAGTGAAAAAGAGATAGAGACTATCGTAGAGTTTTTAAAATCTCAACAAAGCGTTATGTATGATGAAAGATTCTTACAAGAAAGTGGTTCTAATTCTAGTGATACTCAAGCTAATGATGGTGTTGTAGCAGGCGAACTTGACCCACTTTTCGAGTCAGCAAAAGAGATAATTTTAACAGAACAAAAAACATCTATAAGCTACCTTCAAAGAAGACTTGGCGTTGGATATAATAGATCAGCAAATATAATAGAACAAATGGAAAAAATGGGTATTTTAAGCAGTGTAAATTCTAAAGGACAAAGGGAAATTTTATAA
- a CDS encoding D-amino-acid transaminase, which produces MDNLPEEIVFINGEYKNSNEAKVSVFDRGFIFGDGVYEVVPVINFHLVDKDDFWERFNKSLGEIDIKLPYTKEEFEKILTNIIEKNNLNEGGIYMQITRGVAPRSFEFIKDLQPTVFVFCYKTNIINHKYAKTGITLASVDDIRWKRRDIKSISLLAQCYAKNKAVQDGAFEGIMIENGFVSEGCSSSVFIIKNSTLITKALSNEILPGIRRKVLLELAEKIGLKIELRNFTLNEVYSADEVFISAATLILLPAIKVDNIKINNSKIGEYSKKLRELYAEKLIKESNK; this is translated from the coding sequence ATGGATAACTTACCGGAAGAAATAGTGTTTATAAATGGCGAATACAAAAACTCAAATGAAGCAAAAGTTAGTGTTTTTGACAGGGGTTTTATATTTGGAGATGGGGTATATGAAGTTGTACCAGTAATAAATTTTCACTTAGTTGACAAAGATGATTTTTGGGAAAGATTTAACAAGAGCCTAGGCGAGATAGATATAAAATTGCCATACACAAAAGAAGAATTTGAAAAAATACTAACAAATATAATAGAAAAAAATAACCTTAATGAAGGTGGCATTTATATGCAAATAACAAGAGGTGTAGCCCCTAGAAGTTTTGAGTTTATCAAAGATTTACAACCAACTGTATTTGTATTTTGTTATAAAACTAATATCATAAATCACAAATATGCAAAAACAGGCATAACACTCGCAAGTGTTGATGATATAAGATGGAAAAGAAGAGATATAAAATCCATTTCACTACTTGCGCAATGTTATGCAAAAAACAAAGCAGTTCAAGATGGAGCATTTGAAGGCATAATGATAGAAAATGGGTTTGTTAGCGAGGGCTGTAGTTCAAGTGTATTTATAATAAAAAATAGCACATTAATAACAAAAGCCTTATCAAATGAAATACTTCCAGGCATAAGAAGAAAAGTTTTGCTTGAACTTGCTGAAAAAATTGGACTTAAAATAGAGCTTAGAAATTTTACACTAAATGAAGTATATAGTGCCGATGAAGTTTTCATATCCGCTGCTACCCTAATACTACTTCCAGCCATAAAAGTTGATAATATAAAGATAAATAATTCAAAAATAGGAGAATATTCTAAAAAATTAAGAGAGCTATACGCTGAAAAATTAATAAAAGAATCAAACAAATAA
- the groES gene encoding co-chaperone GroES, with the protein MNFQPLGKRVLVERVEETKTTASGIIIPDNAKEKPLNGKVLAIGNEIENIKVEDNIVFAKYSGTEITLDSKTYLVLNLDDVLGIIK; encoded by the coding sequence ATGAATTTTCAACCATTAGGAAAACGCGTTCTAGTTGAGCGTGTGGAAGAAACAAAAACCACAGCTTCTGGTATTATTATACCTGATAATGCAAAAGAAAAACCTTTAAATGGAAAAGTTTTGGCAATCGGTAATGAAATTGAAAATATAAAGGTTGAGGATAATATTGTATTTGCTAAATATAGTGGTACTGAAATAACTCTTGATAGTAAAACATATTTAGTATTAAACCTTGATGATGTTTTAGGAATAATTAAATAA
- the groL gene encoding chaperonin GroEL (60 kDa chaperone family; promotes refolding of misfolded polypeptides especially under stressful conditions; forms two stacked rings of heptamers to form a barrel-shaped 14mer; ends can be capped by GroES; misfolded proteins enter the barrel where they are refolded when GroES binds) has product MAKEIFYSDDARNRLYEGVKKLNDAVKVTMGPRGRNVLIQKSFGAPTITKDGVSVAKEVELKDSIENMGANLVREVASKTNDQAGDGTTTATVLAHAIFKEGLRNVTAGANPIEVKRGMDKEVAALVEELKKISKTVTGSKEIAQIATISANSDESIGKLIADAMEKVGKDGVITVEEAKSIQDELNVVEGMQFDRGYLSPYFINNTEKMQVELNSPYILLFDKKITNLKDLLPILEQIQKTGKPLLIIAEDIEGEALATLVVNKLRGVLNISAVKAPGFGDRRKAMLEDIAILTGGEVVSEELGRTLESATLNDLGQASSVIIDKDNTTIVNGDGDKANIDARINQIKAQIAETTSDYDREKLQERLAKLSGGVAVIKVGAATETEMKEKKDRVDDALSATRAAVEEGIVIGGGSALILASKKVKLDLNGDEAIGAEIVRRALRAPLKQIAENAGFDAGVVVNGVETSEKDNHGFNAVTGEYVDMFEAGIIDPVKVERVALQNAVSVASLLLTTEATISEIKEDKPMPAMPDMGGMGGMGGMGGMM; this is encoded by the coding sequence ATGGCAAAAGAAATTTTTTACTCAGATGATGCAAGAAACAGACTTTATGAAGGTGTTAAAAAGTTAAATGATGCTGTAAAAGTTACAATGGGACCACGCGGAAGAAATGTTTTGATACAAAAAAGCTTTGGTGCTCCAACAATAACAAAAGATGGCGTTAGTGTTGCAAAAGAAGTTGAATTAAAAGATAGCATTGAAAACATGGGTGCAAACTTGGTTCGTGAAGTTGCCAGCAAGACAAATGATCAAGCTGGAGATGGAACTACAACTGCAACTGTCTTAGCACATGCTATTTTTAAAGAAGGCTTAAGAAACGTTACAGCCGGAGCAAACCCGATTGAAGTAAAACGCGGTATGGATAAAGAAGTAGCAGCTTTGGTTGAAGAGCTTAAGAAGATATCAAAAACTGTAACTGGAAGCAAAGAGATAGCTCAAATAGCAACTATTTCTGCAAATTCAGATGAAAGCATAGGAAAACTTATAGCTGATGCTATGGAAAAAGTTGGAAAAGATGGTGTTATAACAGTTGAAGAAGCAAAATCAATTCAAGATGAATTAAATGTAGTTGAGGGTATGCAATTTGACCGTGGTTATTTAAGCCCTTACTTTATAAACAATACAGAAAAAATGCAAGTTGAATTAAATAGTCCTTATATCTTGCTTTTTGATAAAAAAATAACAAATTTAAAAGATTTATTACCAATACTTGAACAAATTCAAAAAACAGGTAAGCCACTTTTAATAATAGCAGAAGATATAGAAGGAGAAGCGCTAGCAACTTTAGTTGTAAATAAACTTCGTGGTGTTTTAAATATATCAGCTGTTAAAGCTCCTGGTTTTGGCGATAGAAGAAAGGCTATGCTTGAAGATATAGCTATACTTACAGGTGGTGAAGTTGTTAGTGAAGAACTTGGAAGAACATTGGAGAGCGCTACATTAAACGACCTTGGTCAAGCTTCTAGTGTTATAATAGATAAAGATAACACAACCATAGTAAACGGTGATGGAGATAAAGCAAATATAGATGCTCGTATCAACCAAATAAAAGCTCAAATAGCAGAAACTACAAGCGATTACGATAGAGAAAAATTACAAGAGCGTTTAGCAAAATTAAGCGGTGGCGTTGCTGTTATTAAGGTTGGTGCAGCAACTGAAACAGAAATGAAAGAGAAAAAAGACCGTGTAGACGATGCTTTAAGCGCAACTCGTGCAGCTGTTGAAGAAGGTATAGTTATAGGTGGTGGTTCTGCACTAATACTTGCATCTAAAAAAGTAAAACTAGACCTTAACGGCGATGAAGCAATAGGCGCTGAAATAGTAAGAAGAGCTCTTCGTGCACCACTTAAACAAATAGCAGAAAATGCTGGTTTTGATGCTGGTGTTGTTGTAAATGGTGTAGAGACTAGCGAAAAAGATAATCACGGATTTAATGCTGTAACAGGTGAATATGTTGATATGTTTGAGGCCGGTATTATAGACCCTGTTAAGGTTGAGAGAGTTGCTCTTCAAAATGCGGTTTCAGTAGCTAGCTTACTTCTTACGACAGAAGCAACAATAAGTGAAATCAAAGAAGATAAACCAATGCCAGCAATGCCTGATATGGGCGGAATGGGTGGCATGGGTGGCATGGGCGGAATGATGTAA